A stretch of the Papaver somniferum cultivar HN1 chromosome 6, ASM357369v1, whole genome shotgun sequence genome encodes the following:
- the LOC113290912 gene encoding uncharacterized protein LOC113290912 yields the protein MIPHIRDKPICRIGILYSQLVNAKWHERRQEAEKWPDEGLVPKEMNLIKKMCKLTGPFDVNPCVFGKLYEVTSVHNSVFTVNLEEKTCSYLQWQLRGFVCIHAVCALKGYRPKWNKYCSHYYSVAAFRATYEPHLKPLVDVKEWVKVEMELNPLKSGKKTGRPRVKRRRAYDEPPPQPRVCKCRRCGIGGHNSKGCSGGAVGQNSKAPRQRTQVDGETLTSFDKPAATSSRSKKRNHMILQVHLLQN from the exons ATGATCCCACACATTAGAGACAAACCTATCTGTAGAATAGGAATCCTTTATAGTCAGTTGGTGAATGCTAAATGGCATGAAAGGAGGCAAGAGGCTGAAAAATGGCCAGATGAAGGTTTGGTTCCAAAGGAAATGAACTTGATAAAGAAGATGTGCAAGCTAACTGGTCCTTTTGATGTTAAtccatgcgtttttggaaaattatatGAAGTTACATCTGTTCACAATTCTGTTTTCACTgttaatttggaagaaaaaacaTGTTCTTATCTTCAATGGCAACTGAGAGGGTTTGTATGCATACATGCAGTCTGTGCATTGAAAGGATACAGACCAAAATGGAATAA GTACTGCTCTCATTACTACTCTGTGGCAGCATTTAGAGCCACATATGAACCACATCTGAAACCATTGGTTGATGTCAAAGAATGGGTCAAG GTAGAGATGGAGCTAAACCCTCTTAAAAGTGGCAAGAAAACAGGAAGGCCTAGAGTTAAAAGAAGGAGGGCATATGATGAACCTCCACCACAGCCCAGAGTCTGCAAATGCCGCAGGTGTGGGATTGGAGGCCACAACAGTAAGGGATGTTCTGGTGGTGCTGTTGGGCAGAATTCTAAAGCACCTAGACAAAGAACTCAAGTTGATGGTGAAACTCTTACAAGCTTTGATAAACCTGCAGCAACCTCTTCAAGATCTAAGAAGAGAAATCATATGATACTCCAGGTGCATCTACTTCAAAACTAG
- the LOC113290913 gene encoding tryptamine hydroxycinnamoyltransferase 2-like has protein sequence MAIGLINNTILKAGSPFQSLTTMNDQPVNMPSEDVVIPLTIFDKAAFDLHVAVLYAFKPPMPSNEVLKDALSKVLVYYPHLAGRFITDDLGRTCILLNNAGVRITETYIPSTLAEQLPFNPSKDVSHLLPPVEGVEKLFQIQLNRYACGGLVIGETSHHRVADGQSMSSFFVAWARMVRGLDIETLPYHDRFLVSQPRNQPKIEFDHPSIEFKKTTVNPETTPVFSSIETLIINYSTEFINKLKSKVVGENCNPHKRYSTFECLLSHAWKKVTQARGLDLEESTQVRVAVNGRARIKPAVPMEYFGNLVLWAYPTLKVKELLQESHSYVAEAIHDEVIVGWASDSLYIAAKVRVRESATQMDVICKQLGKNLM, from the exons ATGGCAATTGGCTTAATTAACAACACCATCTTGAAAGCCGGTTCTCCCTTTCAATCACTGACCACGATGAATGATCAACCAGTTAATATGCCTTCTGAAGATGTTGTAATTCCTCTCACAATCTTCGATAAAGCTGCTTTCGATCTTCATGTAGCTGTTTTATACGCATTCAAACCACCCATGCCATCAAATGAAGTCTTGAAAGATGCACTCTCCAAAGTTCTTGTTTATTACCCACACTTAGCAGGAAGGTTCATAACCGACGATCTAGGCCGAACTTGTATCCTACTAAACAACGCAGGTGTTCGCATAACCGAAACCTACATCCCCTCAACGCTTGCTGAGCAGCTCCCATTCAATCCATCGAAAGATGTTAGCCATCTCCTTCCACCTGTTGAAGGAGTTGAAAAGTTGTTTCAAATTCAACTCAACCGATATGCATGTGGTGGTCTAGTCATCGGGGAAACTTCTCATCACCGTGTTGCGGATGGTCAATCCATGAGTTCTTTCTTTGTGGCATGGGCTAGAATGGTCAGAGGTCTCGACATAGAAACACTTCCTTATCATGATAGATTCCTTGTTTCTCAACCAAGAAACCAACCTAAAATTGAATTCGACCATCCATCCATCGAGTTCAAAAAGACAACTGTTAATCCAGAGACTACCCCAGTCTTTTCTTCCATTGAAACTTTGATCATCAACTATTCTACTGAGTTCATTAACAAGCTCAAGTCTAAGGTTGTTGGAGAAAACTGTAACCCACACAAACGATACAGCACTTTTGAATGCTTACTTTCTCATGCGTGGAAGAAAGTGACCCAAGCTAGAGGACTTGACTTGGAAGAGTCAACCCAAGTTAGAGTTGCTGTAAATGGAAGAGCAAGAATCAAACCAGCAGTACCCATGGAGTATTTCGGCAATTTAGTACTGTGGGCTTATCCAACCTTGAAAGTGAAGGAATTGTTGCAAGAGAGTCATTCATATGTGGCAGAAGCAATCCATGATGAAgttattgttgg ATGGGCTTCAGATTCCCTCTACATTGCTGCAAAAGTCAGGGTTAGAGAATCTGCAACCCAAATGGATGTCATATGTAAGCAATTAGGAAAAAACCTCATGTAA